From Magnolia sinica isolate HGM2019 chromosome 13, MsV1, whole genome shotgun sequence, one genomic window encodes:
- the LOC131222681 gene encoding uncharacterized protein LOC131222681 isoform X3, with protein MGACVSRTGRCIGGRTDSLRQTHGKRKRGLKRRVFSKKVARSAGKVGHEGCSDAPDRSHSNLAFHGGSTDEAWFDSVAKFDSDCDEDYESVQEDVSSLNGIDGASVSSISSMKDANLEDADGSVPCIPSTVQHQKSGEPSTGNSARDYVTESANDTNEVDLQSKSDGALSNAKSPVFRDETPSLSLDEGVNEEAVVLGHCGLLPNACLPCLVPSLPSIEKRKPSSPGPPSAKKKVASKLSFKWKSMEEHPNPTLFSMKSFVERPIAGSQVPFCPIEKKMSDCWSRIEPSTFKVRGKNYFRDKKKEFAPNHAAFYPFGVDVFLCQRKINHIARFVDLPIMDSTGIPPILVVNVQVPLYPTSIFQSETDGEGMSFVLYFRLSESYSKELPPSFQDSIKGKNYLEIDLDMHRFSYISRKGFEAFQDRLKLCELDIGLTIQGNKPEELPEQVLCCVRLNRIDHTNYPQLATTCA; from the exons ATGGGAGCTTGCGTTTCTAGGACGGGACGTTGTATAGGCGGCCGTACGGATTCTTTGAGGCAGACTCACGGCAAGCGAAAGAGAGGACTCAAGAGGCGTGTTTTCTCTAAGAAGGTTGCGCGATCGGCCGGCAAGGTGGGCCACGAAGGCTGTTCCGACGCTCCGGATCGCTCCCACAGCAATCTTGCTTTCCATGGTG GAAGTACTGACGAGGCTTGGTTTGATTCTGTTGCAAAATTTGACTCTGATTGTGATGAAGATTACGAAAGTGTTCAGGAAG ATGTTTCATCTTTAAATGGCATTGATGGTGCATCCGTATCGAGTATTTCATCTATGAAAGACGCTAACCTTGAAGATGCTGATGGCAGTGTTCCATGCATCCCTTCCACTGTCCAGCATCAGAAATCTGGGGAGCCGTCGACGGGAAATTCAGCACGCGATTATGTCACTGAGTCTGCTAATGACACAAATGAAGTTGATCTTCAATCCAAATCTGACGGTGCTTTAAGCAACGCGAAGTCCCCTGTGTTCCGTGATGAAACCCctagtctttctttagatgaagGGGTTAATGAGGAAGCGGTAGTGCTGGGCCATTGTGGCCTTCTGCCAAATGCTTGCTTGCCTTGCCTTGTTCCTTCTCTCCCATCAATTGAGAAGAGGAAACCTTCCAGCCCTGGCCCACCAAGTGCGAAGAAAAAGGTAGCCTCGAAGCTTTCCTTCAAATGGAAGTCCATGGAAGAACATCCCAATCCTACATTAT TTTCTATGAAGAGTTTTGTAGAAAGACCAATAGCAGGTTCCCAAGTTCCATTCTGCCCAATAGAGAAGAAAATGTCTGATTGCTGGTCACGTATTGAGCCCAGTACATTCAAGGTTCGGGGGAAGAATTATTTTAG GGATAAAAAGAAAGAATTTGCTCCAAACCATGCTGCATTTTATCCTTTTGGGGTCGATGTCTTCTTATGCCAGCGGAAAATCAATCACATTGCTCGGTTTGTGGATCTCCCCATTATGGATTCAACTGGAATTCCACctattcttgtggtgaatgttcaG GTTCCGTTATATCCTACCTCAATCTTTCAAAGTGAAACCGATGGCGAAGGGATGAGCTTTGTTTTGTATTTTAGGCTTTCAGAAAGTTACTCAAAAGAACTTCCACCAAGTTTCCAGGACAGCATCAAA GGAAAGAACTACCTCGAGATTGATTTGGATATGCATAGATTCAGCTACATCTCAAGAAAAGGGTTCGAAGCATTTCAAGACAGATTGAAGCTCTGCGAATTGGACATTGGCTTGACTATTCAG GGAAACAAACCAGAAGAGTTGCCAGAGCAGGTCTTATGTTGCGTCCGTTTAAATCGGATTGACCATACCAACTACCCACAACTAGCAACCACCTGTGCATGA
- the LOC131222681 gene encoding uncharacterized protein LOC131222681 isoform X1, translating into MGACVSRTGRCIGGRTDSLRQTHGKRKRGLKRRVFSKKVARSAGKVGHEGCSDAPDRSHSNLAFHGGSTDEAWFDSVAKFDSDCDEDYESVQEDVSSLNGIDGASVSSISSMKDANLEDADGSVPCIPSTVQHQKSGEPSTGNSARDYVTESANDTNEVDLQSKSDGALSNAKSPVFRDETPSLSLDEGVNEEAVVLGHCGLLPNACLPCLVPSLPSIEKRKPSSPGPPSAKKKVASKLSFKWKSMEEHPNPTLFSMKSFVERPIAGSQVPFCPIEKKMSDCWSRIEPSTFKVRGKNYFRDKKKEFAPNHAAFYPFGVDVFLCQRKINHIARFVDLPIMDSTGIPPILVVNVQVPLYPTSIFQSETDGEGMSFVLYFRLSESYSKELPPSFQDSIKRLISDEVEKVKAFPMDTIVPFRERLKILGRVVNIEDLHLSAAERKLMHAYNEKPVLSRPQHEFHLGKNYLEIDLDMHRFSYISRKGFEAFQDRLKLCELDIGLTIQGNKPEELPEQVLCCVRLNRIDHTNYPQLATTCA; encoded by the exons ATGGGAGCTTGCGTTTCTAGGACGGGACGTTGTATAGGCGGCCGTACGGATTCTTTGAGGCAGACTCACGGCAAGCGAAAGAGAGGACTCAAGAGGCGTGTTTTCTCTAAGAAGGTTGCGCGATCGGCCGGCAAGGTGGGCCACGAAGGCTGTTCCGACGCTCCGGATCGCTCCCACAGCAATCTTGCTTTCCATGGTG GAAGTACTGACGAGGCTTGGTTTGATTCTGTTGCAAAATTTGACTCTGATTGTGATGAAGATTACGAAAGTGTTCAGGAAG ATGTTTCATCTTTAAATGGCATTGATGGTGCATCCGTATCGAGTATTTCATCTATGAAAGACGCTAACCTTGAAGATGCTGATGGCAGTGTTCCATGCATCCCTTCCACTGTCCAGCATCAGAAATCTGGGGAGCCGTCGACGGGAAATTCAGCACGCGATTATGTCACTGAGTCTGCTAATGACACAAATGAAGTTGATCTTCAATCCAAATCTGACGGTGCTTTAAGCAACGCGAAGTCCCCTGTGTTCCGTGATGAAACCCctagtctttctttagatgaagGGGTTAATGAGGAAGCGGTAGTGCTGGGCCATTGTGGCCTTCTGCCAAATGCTTGCTTGCCTTGCCTTGTTCCTTCTCTCCCATCAATTGAGAAGAGGAAACCTTCCAGCCCTGGCCCACCAAGTGCGAAGAAAAAGGTAGCCTCGAAGCTTTCCTTCAAATGGAAGTCCATGGAAGAACATCCCAATCCTACATTAT TTTCTATGAAGAGTTTTGTAGAAAGACCAATAGCAGGTTCCCAAGTTCCATTCTGCCCAATAGAGAAGAAAATGTCTGATTGCTGGTCACGTATTGAGCCCAGTACATTCAAGGTTCGGGGGAAGAATTATTTTAG GGATAAAAAGAAAGAATTTGCTCCAAACCATGCTGCATTTTATCCTTTTGGGGTCGATGTCTTCTTATGCCAGCGGAAAATCAATCACATTGCTCGGTTTGTGGATCTCCCCATTATGGATTCAACTGGAATTCCACctattcttgtggtgaatgttcaG GTTCCGTTATATCCTACCTCAATCTTTCAAAGTGAAACCGATGGCGAAGGGATGAGCTTTGTTTTGTATTTTAGGCTTTCAGAAAGTTACTCAAAAGAACTTCCACCAAGTTTCCAGGACAGCATCAAA AGATTAATCAGTGATGAAGTGGAAAAGGTTAAAGCCTTTCCCATGGATACGATTGTACCCTTCCGTGAAAGGTTAAAGATACTAGGCCGTGTGGTAAATATAGAGGACCTTCACCTAAGTGCTGCTGAGAGAAAGCTCATGCATGCTTACAATGAAAAGCCTGTTCTTTCTCGCCCTCAGCATGAATTTCACTTG GGAAAGAACTACCTCGAGATTGATTTGGATATGCATAGATTCAGCTACATCTCAAGAAAAGGGTTCGAAGCATTTCAAGACAGATTGAAGCTCTGCGAATTGGACATTGGCTTGACTATTCAG GGAAACAAACCAGAAGAGTTGCCAGAGCAGGTCTTATGTTGCGTCCGTTTAAATCGGATTGACCATACCAACTACCCACAACTAGCAACCACCTGTGCATGA
- the LOC131222681 gene encoding uncharacterized protein LOC131222681 isoform X2: MGACVSRTGRCIGGRTDSLRQTHGKRKRGLKRRVFSKKVARSAGKVGHEGCSDAPDRSHSNLAFHGSTDEAWFDSVAKFDSDCDEDYESVQEDVSSLNGIDGASVSSISSMKDANLEDADGSVPCIPSTVQHQKSGEPSTGNSARDYVTESANDTNEVDLQSKSDGALSNAKSPVFRDETPSLSLDEGVNEEAVVLGHCGLLPNACLPCLVPSLPSIEKRKPSSPGPPSAKKKVASKLSFKWKSMEEHPNPTLFSMKSFVERPIAGSQVPFCPIEKKMSDCWSRIEPSTFKVRGKNYFRDKKKEFAPNHAAFYPFGVDVFLCQRKINHIARFVDLPIMDSTGIPPILVVNVQVPLYPTSIFQSETDGEGMSFVLYFRLSESYSKELPPSFQDSIKRLISDEVEKVKAFPMDTIVPFRERLKILGRVVNIEDLHLSAAERKLMHAYNEKPVLSRPQHEFHLGKNYLEIDLDMHRFSYISRKGFEAFQDRLKLCELDIGLTIQGNKPEELPEQVLCCVRLNRIDHTNYPQLATTCA; encoded by the exons ATGGGAGCTTGCGTTTCTAGGACGGGACGTTGTATAGGCGGCCGTACGGATTCTTTGAGGCAGACTCACGGCAAGCGAAAGAGAGGACTCAAGAGGCGTGTTTTCTCTAAGAAGGTTGCGCGATCGGCCGGCAAGGTGGGCCACGAAGGCTGTTCCGACGCTCCGGATCGCTCCCACAGCAATCTTGCTTTCCATG GAAGTACTGACGAGGCTTGGTTTGATTCTGTTGCAAAATTTGACTCTGATTGTGATGAAGATTACGAAAGTGTTCAGGAAG ATGTTTCATCTTTAAATGGCATTGATGGTGCATCCGTATCGAGTATTTCATCTATGAAAGACGCTAACCTTGAAGATGCTGATGGCAGTGTTCCATGCATCCCTTCCACTGTCCAGCATCAGAAATCTGGGGAGCCGTCGACGGGAAATTCAGCACGCGATTATGTCACTGAGTCTGCTAATGACACAAATGAAGTTGATCTTCAATCCAAATCTGACGGTGCTTTAAGCAACGCGAAGTCCCCTGTGTTCCGTGATGAAACCCctagtctttctttagatgaagGGGTTAATGAGGAAGCGGTAGTGCTGGGCCATTGTGGCCTTCTGCCAAATGCTTGCTTGCCTTGCCTTGTTCCTTCTCTCCCATCAATTGAGAAGAGGAAACCTTCCAGCCCTGGCCCACCAAGTGCGAAGAAAAAGGTAGCCTCGAAGCTTTCCTTCAAATGGAAGTCCATGGAAGAACATCCCAATCCTACATTAT TTTCTATGAAGAGTTTTGTAGAAAGACCAATAGCAGGTTCCCAAGTTCCATTCTGCCCAATAGAGAAGAAAATGTCTGATTGCTGGTCACGTATTGAGCCCAGTACATTCAAGGTTCGGGGGAAGAATTATTTTAG GGATAAAAAGAAAGAATTTGCTCCAAACCATGCTGCATTTTATCCTTTTGGGGTCGATGTCTTCTTATGCCAGCGGAAAATCAATCACATTGCTCGGTTTGTGGATCTCCCCATTATGGATTCAACTGGAATTCCACctattcttgtggtgaatgttcaG GTTCCGTTATATCCTACCTCAATCTTTCAAAGTGAAACCGATGGCGAAGGGATGAGCTTTGTTTTGTATTTTAGGCTTTCAGAAAGTTACTCAAAAGAACTTCCACCAAGTTTCCAGGACAGCATCAAA AGATTAATCAGTGATGAAGTGGAAAAGGTTAAAGCCTTTCCCATGGATACGATTGTACCCTTCCGTGAAAGGTTAAAGATACTAGGCCGTGTGGTAAATATAGAGGACCTTCACCTAAGTGCTGCTGAGAGAAAGCTCATGCATGCTTACAATGAAAAGCCTGTTCTTTCTCGCCCTCAGCATGAATTTCACTTG GGAAAGAACTACCTCGAGATTGATTTGGATATGCATAGATTCAGCTACATCTCAAGAAAAGGGTTCGAAGCATTTCAAGACAGATTGAAGCTCTGCGAATTGGACATTGGCTTGACTATTCAG GGAAACAAACCAGAAGAGTTGCCAGAGCAGGTCTTATGTTGCGTCCGTTTAAATCGGATTGACCATACCAACTACCCACAACTAGCAACCACCTGTGCATGA